AACATCAAGCTGCAAGTCGTTTACTTCTCACAGCCACTACAAATCACTTAGCTACAATACACAGAAGAGGAAAAGGATGACTTGCTATCATTTAAATTCCATctatatatttacttattatttttccattgtctttagtaaatattttctttaatgagCTATATTCTATTTTAGGGAGATTCATTTTGTTAGGATGTCAGAATGGAAGTGTATATGAAGCCTCTTCTTGTACCTTTCACAATTCATTTATTAATACACAATACAGAATTTTCCAACCCTTCTATGCATCACGCTCTCTGCATCTCAgtgcttttcttttccatttttattcCTTACAAAAACTACATACATTTTAGAATGTATAAATCTCgcacactcattttaaaatttaatttttattaaaagtaaatatttttatttgtatatcaattttgttcatttcttttaaatgaaGTAAACAGAACTTAGACACTTTAAGACTATACAAATGACAAATGAAAGATATAAAGGGCAGACATCAAAATTATTAGATAGAGTCAGACGCGAGTTTCGTAGTTTAATTTCAACTTCACAAAGCCCATAGTAGTAGAAAACCAATGagtatgagaaataatattgctCTTGTTACTTCAATCCTTATTCTAACAAAAATTTAGAATAAGTGTTTCAATATATAAGtgtttagatataaaaaatatttcatctcatctcattattataatatttttaaatttttatacaaaatataataaataatttaacttttttaaattctaaaataataataatattattaaaaaataatattttatttaactttcatctagaCTTACTATTGAAATGGCAACTAAAACGTGATTTCCTATCCATCAAATCTCATAGGAATTCAGCTTTACACTGAGCCAACCAGTTATGATGATTCCGGTAAGTGCATGCCGATTCATCTTTAACTCtttcatcattattattaaCGCAACCATAGGAAACCAAACAGCTAATTCTGGGCTTAATAATTAAGCTGGACCAACACTATTTTCTGAACAAATTTATGCTCCAATCGAACAGCATAAGTTGCAACTATGTACGTAACATGTATTTGACTTTTAGGtaatttggaattttttgaattgtttggagttttttctctttattattgTCTTTTTGAATAAAAGAGATGgacacatatataaaatatatcttacaatatttaatttttaaagtgAATTTCTTAAACCGCGTATTAAATGTTCACTAAACACTATTAGTGTTATGATCTTGAGTATTAAAGAGtttaactaaattaatatacaacAGTCATATGGCTTTTGAATTAATAAGTAACTCTCTAACAATTAAGAGTCCTAGAGTCTTATATTATTGTTAGTAAGAGGATTATATCCTCAGTGGCTCACATTCATCTTTAACTCTTGAATATAGGTTTGTTATTGAGTATCATATTTATATGTTGCCatgtttattcttttgttaGGTAATGATCTTGTAGGGAAGCCATATGTATTATTTAAGTGGCACGACTCTATGAATCTTGAATAAAGGTTTGAGAGCATGAAATAAGTTTATTCTCAAACCTTTATGTTTGAAGGAGGCCTAGATTACTTCTAGTAACGTACGTTTATCATTAAATACGTCATTATTACATGACCCATCATCCGAGTTCCATTAATTATTTGCAATCAGTTGCACTAGGTTGCGTTTGGATGTTTAGGTGATTTTAAATTACTGAattgatttgtaaatagtagcgttttgtgaattttattgagacttttttttaattagaaatgTAAGTCTATTGGTTGGTCTTAGGGTATGGTTATTTTGGACTGGATAGGACTGAGATTGAccgaatgtatatatatttaaataatatatagttgtttatgttaattatataattttaatccaAGAGATTATCATCATTGACCACatatacaataaaattatttaatatttattaactatatataaaatgttaaagaaatcacttaattttaattttactaatttaattaattttttgaattaattttctatcagaaaagaaaaaagaggaaaaaaaaatatttatgaaccGAATGGATCAACCATACCGATAGTTAACAGTTCGGTCTAGTAAAAATGAtagatcaaaattttcaatctgtGACCCCCAGATTGGACTGGACCAATTACACCTTTAGCTTGAATATAAATATGTTGAGatgggtttaatttttttacgaaaaattaaaaaagtaataagtcTCATCAGTTATTAGTTTGAGATGGGTCAAAGTATGCTTAGACATTCAATTTAGTAAAGTCTTCGTCGATTTGAGCAACCCTTAAATTGTGTTTGGTTATCCTCGTTCGGTCACTAAATTGAAACCCATCAGAAAAAAATGTGCATGGTAACAAAGGCCGTCCATACTTCTGGCAATGGCCCCCGAAACATTAGCCCGTGCTccactttcttttatttttattttttttttctttttgtttatttctataaaagatttttgttgcaaacTGATTTTTACATCTATATATGGAAGTACAATAATATATCCCACTCGGATTTGAACTCCTCACTGAATTATACTACCTAAAATAGATAGAGATAGACATGTAAAttggattttataatatttaaaattattcaataatcttttgaataatataaaatactcaataaatattataagattttatttctCTCCGAAAAGAAATTCTTAATATTACGAAGAGAAAAGTCATACATTCATGTCCACATCATCAGCATCATCTAGCACACGTTTCTGTGTTACATGCATCAGAAGTTTTTCcagtatttataatattatcaaCATTTAGGTAGATTACATGTAGAAACATGCATATTGGTAGTTGCAACTCGAAAGAAACATTGCTCACTAATCAAGATCAGATCAAGAGAGAGTAAAgagaatttgaataaaaatagatGGGGCTGCCTCTAGGAGGGAATTATTGTGGCATGTATGAGATAATGTGTCTTGTCCATTTATGCCCACTAGTTCAACCCCAGCTGTAAGTAACTCCAACCTCACTCTTGGACCCCACTTTCCTCTCTCAACCCAATCTAGTGCCTCTTCCAACCTAGTCTGCATCACCCCAACTCCATGCTGGCCCATTCCATGACGACCCATTTCCTTTTCCAACCTTATTCTTCTTGTTCTGATGAGGATTTAACAGTACTCTACCAATGGGGGCTACTGAAATATTCTCTTATTCAATCTTCCAAGCATAAAGAAACAAGCAAAACTCAGAAGACCCACTTGTACTGTTGAACCCCTCTAATGAACCAGAACTCGCTGCTTGGGATGACAATGGTGTTGATGTCAATGAAGATGATAGTGGtggtgatgatgaagatgatacTGATGTGGATGACAGAATTGGCTTAAAAATAAACAATGCATGCCTTAAACCTGGGCTAAAGAGCCAGTCATGGACATCCCAATATACCTCTACTctcattttgttgatatgtattGACTCGTTACCTCTAAATTTCCAATGAAGATGCTTGACATGAATGACTAAAAGTCCGTCAATTCTAATCTCCATCTCAGGCTCTATCCCGGTGAAAGGATTTCCATTGCTAATAATGTTCCCACCACCAGCACTACTGTTCTTGCACTCGATTGAGATTTCATGGAAGCTACTTTTCTCTTGGAATTTGACTCTTGTAGAGATCTTTTTCTTACCAAATATGTGTTCCTTCTTTGAAACCAATATGGGATCGATGAGTGCTGGCCTACAACCAGTCTTTTTGTAGGCATCCTTCTTCAGATCCCCAAGAAGAAGCACGACCTCTTCATCACAAACGACTGCAACATAGTAATCGGAGTTTGGCTCCGTTTCCCCATTGAACTTTGCAGCCTTAAGGTCCCAGAAGACATCAACAACTTTACTTTCAACTATAAAGCGTTTTGAACCTTGTTTTCTCCAGAAATACCATGGCTTCAGCTCAACTTTGCAGGTATACTGGCTTTCTCCGTCCGGACCCTGCACTGAAATTGAGAGGCCATGGAGTAGCAAGTTTTTGCACCATGTAATTGTGATTAAGCAGCACTGATCCGCGATCTTTGTACGGTATATGGACAAGAAAACACTCTGGCCTGACCTGGTTACAGCCGTGTGTTCATCGGATATTTTCTGGCTGGATGAGAAGCAAGCAGGAATTCCAATAGTGTCTTGCATGGCTGTTGAAAGATGATCGATTTATGGGTGAGGGTGAGATCTTTAACTAGTAAATGGGCAAAGCCCAGTTTAGAGCAAGAGGTGAGAGACCTCTAACATATATATGGAGAGTATGAGAGATCTTATTTACAGGCCGATGAATGGAGCCAGAGATGCTGCCAGAGCATTGAtggaataagaataatatttccAAACTGGCGTCATAGACTGGCAGTGAGTGAGAGTGAGCAAAGAACAACCCTTTTTATATTCAATTTATCTGCACCTCTGCCCAACTTCTCTTGCCtggattttaattataattgtttctcatttcttttggcttcctttatttatttattttaatcccTGTGAATAACGATTTTTGAACCCGAGGTGGTTTTGCTTCTGCTACACTTAAAATACTTGCTTCCATGGATGGTTAAGAGCAGAGAATCCATTTTTCACCAGATTTGGTGTATAGATTTCTACAAACACAGCAGTACATTGGAGCATATGACAGCACATGTAGTGGGTAAAGGATGACCAGTCAAAActagatcagagagagagagagagagtgagagatgcTGAAGAGTTTGGTACTCCAATGTAGTCTTCCTATTATTTATTAGCTTTCtacctttttaactttttcttcaaagatGTGAAGGACTGGAATCTACGGCTGTAGCAGCAGATATTGTCCAATTCTCCCTGTTCTGGAGTTTGGTTGACAATGAGATTTTATAGCTGGAGGAACCAGCAACCCTCAGTTTTGCAGGAAATTCCGAAAATCTAAACGGGAAAAAGTTCATCAATCAACGATGAATATGCCTTTCCAGTtcaaaaatgtgagaaaaagaaaagaaaaaaaaaaaaaactgttctAGTTGCAAAATAATTACAGAGATTTGACCATTTGCATTTCCTAGTTATGGGTCATTGGTCATTAATGGTCATGAAAGTCGGAGAATAATGTCAATTGGTAAGACATTTGTTTGCATTTATAGTCATACTTAATGATGTGTtgtcttttaaatatttaatattttaattgcctcatttaaatctcatttaaatataaatatagttatgaGATGTATAAggtagtcgttttgaaaaaagtaaaatttattattaaaaaattaatttcttttcatataaatctgatattttttcaatttttttaaagtaattgcattatatttatacacttacgactgtaattattatttttttttaaaatatgatgtgttaattaatgcaattaaaattaataaaatttaaagtagACAATAGCATTACTCTTGTCTAATAACATAAGTCATAAGGAATTGAATTAAAGAAGCTAAAGCTAGCTAGATTTATTAGCTATACTATATAGTTCCAAATTATTTgcttaatttagtaattttataattgtgGGCATCCAACTTGTATTTTGTTGcgtttttcaataatttataattttaataggcCTACTATATGTATGAtttatgttttgtgtttttAGATAAACATTGGTACCAATTAAAATATGTGACAGAAACGTATGACATGACATGagatgcatgtatatatattagtagaaATACTTTGGGTCCGAATTCTGAGACTCAAAAAGTgtctcgaattttttttttgaacttaatgattaataaagtattttttaatgatgttaaaaatattttttttaaaaatatttaagaatataaaaaataaaataaaaacttgccTTCTTTAGTGGCAATTTGGGCTACATCCCCCGGGGGATGTGGActcatatattatattcttttcattatttaataGTAACAGCAACAAAAAcgttattaacaaaaaaaaaacttcaattttgataataaattaCGGACATAGGCCGTGTTATTTGGctaaagaaattattatatgtttatttaaataatcatagTTCATTATGAGAAGatcattattttactatttatatataataataaattaattaatttctaattatttttatcgGTTATAAACAATTTCGGCTAATGTATATTTATctattgaaggaaaaataaaaatgttgcaTTTTTAGTTTCGAAACTCTAAAGATAAAAAGACGAAATCAACAAAAtctctatgtgcagtcatttttatatatttattacgcattttattaatatgattggctgcatatcatatttttttaatataaaataattattttagttaatCACATAAATTAAGtatgtaaaaaatatgtaaaagtgattgtacataacataattttttttttttttaaagataaaaattaggATAGATAGGGATAATCAGAAGTGATCTCCCTAGCTAGCTATCTGGACGTAATCACAGTAAATATCATACTCTAGCTTAGATCATGGTTTGTAGCTTGAAAGAGATTAATACAATAAAAGTTTCCGTTTACAAATTAAAATGCTTATTCATGACCAACCCATTACACATTCTTCTTTTGGTATTTGCCACTAAAATTAGGAGATGCCATATGTTTCATATATAATGTTCAAATTTCTTAAGTTGGCTATAGAATTtcttatgtgaaaatttatttgctCAATGATTTTAGAATGATTCATAGACCGGTAGAACATTTGCACTTTGATTAGCTTGTAAACTTTTCACTTTGTTGGTTTAAAAGAGGATGAGAATGAGAGGCCAAAGTAACAAAGACATACATGCTTGTAGATTCTAGACTTCTAATGGGCTCGACACGGTTGGAGCATTTTTACTtcatttcctcttcttttttttttcaaaagcatCAGTTCAAATTTAGTGTATGTCATCAACAACCTTGTGAATGCCATTGTATAGAGCTATCTCAAACAAGTGTTGGTAGATTAAATTCTTGCATTGCCCTAAAAAGTTACTCAAAAATCAGTAAAGTCACGATCCTACATAACAGTATTAGTAAAGGCACTCTCCAGGTAGAccttcatttttaataaaaaataggttAGCACTATTTGTTTGGTCTTAGCTTGAACACTTTCGTTTGGTCTTATTGCACTATTtgtaggggtgtgcatccggaccggatttttttccggtccggtccggaaatCCGGAATCCGGGTGaatccgggcggttatccgcccggattacaCCCGGGCGGTTGAAGAAAACCCGGATCCGGTTACGGATCCGGTTTTATAACCCGGTTATCCGTAACCGGGttatacagtttttttttttttctctctttcgaaaacgacgccgttcctgCTAGGTTTATGCATTTTCCTCTGTCGAGTCCTGTCGTCGTCTCCGAGTCACTCTGTCTCTCTTGAATCCTCTTCGTTCTTCAGACTCAAGTTCTCAACTCGTTACTGTGTCCATCTCTCGTCGCTTTTCTGTCGACTGTCACCGTCCCGAATCCTCTTCTCTCAACACTCGTCTCTCGTCTCTCGCTTCTTAAATCTCAAGTTTGTTGaatccaaaaccctagccgtgcggtatgttaatctctctctctctctctctctctctctctctctctctctctctctctctctctctctctcagtttagTTGGATTccttttttctgtatttttgtttgattttcactTGGATATGTGTTTGATACTCGCTTGGGTTtgtttgggtttgtgtttgatgttctgggtttgggtttgatattccttttttccttttttctacaTTTTGTGGTTTATATTATGCTTTTTTCTGCTGCTGAAGGTCATCTACTCATTTAGTTTATATTATGAATGGTATCATATTGTATAAAGGTTTGAGAGCAACCGACATGGGAAATTATGGTTTATACTATGGATTCTATTATTTCAGAACATGAGAAAATGACAGCCTTTCATTAAACAGCAAGTACTTGACATCGATTTTGTATTTCCTGGGAAAGTGTTGGTACTTGACATCCTTCTCAAACATTGCAGCAATACATTGCTCATTTAgaaatttgtttaaaatatctatttcaGTACCTAATTtttgcagtagcaccttcaccCCCATCCAATATCTTTCAGGATCTACACAAAGAATATCCATCGCCACTGGTTTCTGGGGCACAGTTTGTGTCTTGTTTTTCTCTTAAGCTAGTGGGGCACTCATGTTTTTCTCTTAAGTTAGATTGTTTTTCACAGATTTGGGGTTTTTTGGCTAGAATGTAACTACAATTTGTTTTGAAGGAGCTTGATCTCTATGCTAGTGAAATGCATGGGTTAAGTTTGAAAACTGTGGAATGCATTGTCTTTTGTAGTTTTGATTTGAGTTTTATTTGGCATGGTTCCTTGAACTGAATTGTTAAAAGCTTAAACCAGAGAATTTGGTCCTACATTATTGCATTAAGCTTTCAAATAACCCTTACATCTTACATGATCTTGTATTTATGTCTCTGTAATTGTATTTCTGTTTATCAAACTATTGGTGAGGTTTAGAGATAGGTTTTTGTAATTGATGTTGTATCtctgttttcatttttctgttgTAGTTGATGCTGTTGGCAGCTTATGGAGACTCAATCCAGCAGAAAATTTCCCAAAATGCTCCACCAAATCTAGGTGaaagaaatcaatttttttcccCCAATTCAAGATTCAAGATGTGAAGTGTATGAAcaatgtattagtttaattagttgtaatgtattattatttattttgttctttgtaaatttatgttttgtaaatTGATGTGAAGTGTATGAAcaatgtattagtttaattagttgtaatgtattattatttattttgttctttgtaaatttatgttttgtaaattgatgtaacaacaatattatctagtttgcatttttatttattttgttcttcaatttatttttttataaaattcttttaaagagtgttttaattattttttaaaaaaatctgtgcaatttaaatatgaaatcagatttttttttaaaaaaaaagtgctataatttctttttaaagttataaagatatttttagaatttttatttttattttttatacaaaaccCGGATTGAATCCGGGTATGACCCGGATATCCGgaatttaagtaaaaaaaacagaaaaatccggatatccggttacaatccggatatccggattgaatccggttatccgcccggattgagtccgggttcaatccgggcggttatccgcccggattttgaaatccggatccggatccggttatgaccggatatccggatccggatccggatgcacacccctaactatttgtagtgatttttccttccatttcaaAAGCACTATTTGTAGTATTTTTCTCCCTGCTCGCTTCACCTTTTATTGTTGGAAAAGCACTATTTGTAGTATTTTTTGGAGGCCAAGTGCTGGAAACAAATTCTGCAGAACTCATGAAAGCTGTTTAATCCATATTGTTTTTTAGATttcgcatatgacaaattctaaaacatcatGTTAGAATgtcatcattatcatcatccaTGTCTTCTTCATCATTTGCCAAATGTACTTTCCATTTTGCTTCTGTAAGGTATAAGCCACATTGAGACTCAAATACTGCAAGAAATCTAGGATAACCCTTCTTAGAATGTCCAAAGTACAACACAGAGGTACCTACATTTGTACatgtaacatttttaaattatagtgattaaaatagattaatatgttgtacatctaatatttttttatttatgtataaaatgaCCAGGGATTACCATATTATAAGTATTTCAAGTAGGTAGATAGTAATCAAGAA
This Carya illinoinensis cultivar Pawnee chromosome 11, C.illinoinensisPawnee_v1, whole genome shotgun sequence DNA region includes the following protein-coding sequences:
- the LOC122281364 gene encoding uncharacterized protein LOC122281364; translated protein: MQDTIGIPACFSSSQKISDEHTAVTRSGQSVFLSIYRTKIADQCCLITITWCKNLLLHGLSISVQGPDGESQYTCKVELKPWYFWRKQGSKRFIVESKVVDVFWDLKAAKFNGETEPNSDYYVAVVCDEEVVLLLGDLKKDAYKKTGCRPALIDPILVSKKEHIFGKKKISTRVKFQEKSSFHEISIECKNSSAGGGNIISNGNPFTGIEPEMEIRIDGLLVIHVKHLHWKFRGNESIHINKMRVEVYWDVHDWLFSPGLRHALFIFKPILSSTSVSSSSSPPLSSSLTSTPLSSQAASSGSLEGFNSTSGSSEFCLFLYAWKIE